In Ananas comosus cultivar F153 linkage group 7, ASM154086v1, whole genome shotgun sequence, the sequence TATGATCCTTTTTAAACTCAAGGCGAGTTACATGGAGGATAAGGACAACTTTGCAATACATTATGTGGTAAGACATGCTTCTGTAATTTGAATGCTGTCATTTCATGCAGTGTATTCTGCTTCGGATCTATCATGTAGGAACTTCTTTGCTGCTTTCACTAAGACCACCTATTCCTTCCACGCTGCTGCCACCACCACCTCATGTCATCTACAGGTGGAGACTAGCCAAGCTGGGGCaagcttacctcagctcaagtttggcttgaaattaatttcgagtctaaatttaggctcaaactcggcttgaaattaattcgagttgCACTCGAACGAGCCTAACTTCGAGTTGAGAGAGCtcaagccctaaacgagccactcgaaattcttaacatcatgcaatctacaatttatttttcatagaacattatctagaatttgatacaaaaacatgtctaatagttcaacatacaaaataaatacgtgaaatacggtattataatattaagGAGAACGATTTATGAGTTGATATATCTAACCTTGTAACAAATGttcatttctatttctatttttgttcCAGCCTCGCATGtgaaatagagagagagtaattaGGGTAGGGTTTTGCTAGTTTGATCTGGTGGGCCAGCAAATAACCTtaactctatatacatataattaaaatacataatatatattattatatataattaaaatatactatatataattatatatatttataaatatttttaatatatatatatatatatatatatatatatatatatatataatactagagtgaggctactatgctatcgaagcacggagccttccgtgcttccagctcgttcgatgttgcgactttcgaatcgtcgatcgctccgttaaagttgatctagagtatttgaagtatctagaaaataaattttatgattttacgataatcatttgcctagtgaacgaaggggctcaaaatcaacggctgaaaataaaaatcttacaaaatgtaataatatgacattaaaattttaaatcaaagatattgatcttgttttatatagtataaagaattttctatcaaaatttcacgtgatttggatatttctacaccgttaaacttgcaaacggctcactacggccattgaaatttgttgattttgagcctattcgatcactaggcaaatgatatcgaaaaataataaaatttattttctacgtactccaaatactctagatcaagtttaacggagccgatcgacgattcgaaagtcgtaacatcgaaaacaagctggaagcatggaaggctccgtgcttccgatagcatagtagcctcactctatatatatatatatatattcgagcttttcgagcctaatttgaGCAAGCctagtaatactcaagctcggcttgaaataaatttcgagtttttttttttttcttttcaagctCGGCTCAGGTAATTTCGAGTTGAGCTCAAGTGAGCCGAATACCGAGCCGAATGTGAGCCAAAcgcgagccgaacacaagccggctagctcatttgccagccctaatgtCATCATCTTGCTAGCTTCTGTATCACTATCACAATTGACTTCCTTCGTCTGTTGTCATCACTATAACAAGATAGCGCTCTTTCTCTTGTTGTTTTAGGTTATATGAGAATTCTTCTAAAACGACTGTACATATGAAGGTTGAAACATGGGAAATGACAAATCCCATGAAAACTGACATGTGATCTAAATTGAGACCTATTTGTCAAATGTGATCTCTGGAAAATTGATTCCAGTCATGACTTTCAAGACTAGATTTTGTGAAGTAAATAGCCTTTTGGAGCCAAATGAAAAACTGTATAGTCAAGGAAGATTAGATAGCAAGAAGATGAGGAGGTCCTGATATTTCTTCCTTACAGTTGACATGTttgcttatttttcttttatgttttgtattCTCTAGATGATATTAATGTGGTTTTTGTTGCGTGTGTTTTGAAGTTGGTTGTAAGAGGAATCTCTTGGTTGCATTGATGTAGAGATTTTCTTCAGCAACTAAACTAGTTGGATTTAGCAGCTAGTTgttatgtcaaaaaattatggaaaGTGTTACTGTGGTTGATCCTGTATGTTTTTTAAGTTTCcttagccaccgtttggttcggggttaagaaaaagtagctattccagggatagggttaagttcagggttaaaatggtgttaaaatttttttatgtttggttggaggttggagttagtctaggatagtgaacaaaagtgtttggttggagtaggtgggataagaagataatgattgataaagaagaaaaaggtgagggctcgggatgtgtgcggggttaaagttgggagggagagtggggttaatgattgataaagaagaaaaaggtgagggctcggaATGCGCGCGGGGTTAATGTTGgaagggggagtggggttagtaaaccccactaacccggtttggggtcgggtttactaaccccaccccttaagagtggtgtttgggtataaattgggggttaaggggttattccaccccttaacccccaaccaaacggtggcttagTATTACCACTTTTGTTTTTTATCAGCTTAAACTTATAAGATGTCATCAATTCATTTGAGATGGTTTGGATATCTCCAGGCAACAGAAGAACACTAAAAGAAAGATAGAATACTGAGTGAAGATATAGCAACCATTGTATTAGATCACTTAAATGTTGCATAACTCTTAATACGGCTGAATGGAGAAAGATGATTCATTTAATGGCCGGTATTAGTTGGTTTATAAGCGTTTGCTGATGTTATTGCTGTGGCATTGGTTTTGGTCACTAGAAATGAACTGCTAAACTTGTGGTGGTTAAAGCTAGAGGATACTCAGTTTCCTTATCTTAATGTAGTTTCATCTATACGTTTACTATATTGAAACTCACTACCACGTAGATGTCAATGATAACCTTCTGGCTTAAGGATTGAAGTGGTAAGAAGTCAGTTGAGAGATACTAACAATATCTCGGTTGAAATACATCTTTTTGGATGGGAAAGATTTAAATTGACTTCTTGGAACAGTTTTAAGGATTTGGAACATTCATCGTCATTAGTGGTCCAAAATCATGAAGTAATGAAGAGTAATACGTAAAATGTTTAATTCATACTATTTTTCAGCAAGATTTTCCTCAaatcatgcatccaaacattgatATATGGTGAACGGTTTGATGAAGGAACCAGTAATGATTTTCTTgcattttttcattcttttattCTATCACATATAAGCCTGTAGCTGTATTaagtaataattaaataaatattgtgtAACAGGTGTTGCCTTGTGCCTTGTTGGCCCTTCTTATTCATCCTTCAACATCACATAATATAATAAACAGGATCTTTTGGGCCTTTTGTGTTTACCTGGAAGCTGTTTCTGTGCTGCCTCAACTACGGCTGATGCAAAATACAAAGGTAATTTGGGAAATAAAAGTCCAATTAATTTAGGAGGCAGTATTCCTCacactctttttttgtttgttctcAGATCGTAGAACCCTTCACAGCTCACTACGTGTTTGCGTTGGGAGTAGCTAGATTTTTGAGTTGCGCACATTGGGTTCTTCAGGTCAGAGTgtcaaaaattttcttatgtCTTTTTGCATTTATTTGATAAGCTTCGATTAATCTTAtgttatttatattattctgCATGGTTGTATCAGTATAGTTTATCTATATGAGTATAGTTTTGGTTATCTACGTATTGACCTTATGTTATTAATTGGGTCCAGCCGTCAGGTGTTATTACATTTTTCTATGGGAGAGATGGTGTGGCAGTTGACTCCACTCCCACATCATCTCTTGAAGAGGATATGGCATCTGATTCACAGTAGCCTTGGAGATGATGTAATTTAGCTTAGACTCAAGCATAATTGAAAACGAAGTTCAACGCATCAATTGCAAGGATTTGAAGTTTGGTGACCTATTTATCATTTGTTTAGTGGCTAATGGTCTAGTTTAtactattttgtttttaaattgtgAACGGAAATATGCCTATAGTTTTCTAACTACAACTAAATAAGTCGGCTATTTAGTGCTAGTATGTTTGTACAATATGAATAAATAAACTTTCCATGATTCAGGTTTTGGATACTCGTGGACGACTGTTGACTGCTTTAGGGTACGGATTGTGGCCGCCTGTGGTTCTTCTCTCTGAAATTGTCCAAACTTTCATCCTCGCGGATTTCTGCTATTATTATGTTAAGAGGTAATTAAACTGCCAACATTCCACATGGTACACCTTGTAATATTATTGGTCTTTTGGGATTTATGGttaacaaaaaaggaaaaagtacaCTTTTTCATTGTTTTGCAATTTTTGTCCATTTTGTCGTTTATGAAACTGGTATAAAATCTCATTTCAGGAGTGAAATGCCCCTGACATGAATTTATACACTAAGAAAGAAGATATTTCAGACATTAAACAACTAAAGTGGACTGAAATTGCAAGATCAGAAAACTCGGGCCTTTttcttccccctttttttttgtgcgtGCAGAGTGCTGAATAATATTCTAATAATTCCTATGGTTTCGATTACAGTCTTGTAGGCGGGCAATTGGTTCTACGTCTTCCTTCCGGAGTGGTGTAACAGAGGAGAAACGTTCGCTGCTTCTCAGGTTTAGTATATTCTGAAATAACAACTCAAATTGGAGGTAGGTGTCCTTTTAATCTTGTATTCCCTTCGTCAGTCGCGAGATTTGAGCTACATCTTGTGATATTTTGAGGTATAAATCAATTGCAGTAAGTTGTACCAaatcttaaatataaaaatgtagaTATTTGGAAGGGGGGAAATGAGTAAAACTAGAAGAGCTTAGCAATCGCATTTTTAACACCTATGTGATTgattgcatgcatatttatatGCTTCAGGGTGCTTATTTGTGTGTATTTGGATTCGCGAGCCGTATTTGTGCTGCTTGGGCTAATAATTAGGTTAATTTGAGGTTTGTTTCCAAATGTTGATAACTTGACCTAAACTGTTACAAAAGGTCTTCCATGTGATAACGTTGTCGTCGTCTCATCCTTTTCCGGGCTAGATGGTGGGTTTGTTGTCTACTGGCCTGATGTCGTTGGGAAAGTCTTGTTAGTGCTTTTTCGAACAGCTTATCGAATCGTCACTTGTAAGTTGTTGTATAGAAGAAGCTCCACCTGAGCCAATTAGGTCTCAGAAAATTCCTCTTCATGATTAGTTTATCTACATTTGAATCTGAGGGAGTTAATCTACTACTCCATGTAGTAGAAAATCattccttttattattattatttttttaatatcttccGAAGAATGTTTCAAATGTTTCTTATTGTTTTTTGGGTGGACATCAATTTGCACCCCTGAGGTTTATCTTGTTTTTACTTTGtcactctatagtttaaaagttgcatttaattaattaccccgtaattttatctttagggtgcgtttggttcgcgctatcttttaaagattcctattaatccaataggaataaaaaaatatgacggtatttgACTAAACGCACTaggtaatctagttggtaatattaaaTTTACTTGGGagtaagattcaccccaaagtactaatctcatttccttAAGGAAAGGTGGGtattctcatattaatggattgagataatcataatatgtctaatctctttctttcttcctacccgccgggtaattgatattatttttctttacactctaaccttatatctctctctaaacttatttttctctctaaaatttaacttttttttctctctctaaactaagctttctctctctctttctaaaatttcaactctctcactccctctaattttgactatattttctctaatttcgactatatctttctttctatgtttttaattatgctctctctctaacttatactctctctccctttttttctaaaaagatgttgaaactttcggtaacattatttaaaattaaataaataaattaattaattaattgtatattttttgtaatattaaataacatggctaattaatattattgtgcgaaccaaacacaggaattctacattcttagtaataggatgaataggaataagattcttgaatatcttttattcttagtaatctttcataatgcgaaccaaacgcacccttatgtTTATCTTAAAAACTACTATCAAATAAGGTAGTGGATAACCAtagtcttttttgttttttaatcatTGGGTGATCTGTAGGGGGTGTAATctgggccgggccgtgccgtgccggtcGGTGGTGCCGGACTCCCGTTTGACACCCCTCATGACACGACAAAGTATAAATGAGATAAATcaagtgtaattttttgaatcataAAGTGGCAAAGCAAAACTGAGCTAAACCGCACGAtgacaaattgaagtttacccttatttttCCGAGCAATGCAAGGTTCACACCCCAAAAGGGgtgtaataaattatatatatatatccttttctGGAATACACATACACCTGGCatttttctatcttttctttAACTCTCCTCTTTTGCAGGATGTTTTACCAAG encodes:
- the LOC109713386 gene encoding putative ER lumen protein-retaining receptor C28H8.4, which gives rise to MRGSAGRRWSAAAAAWVRRQPPKAKAFLGVVAGMAALVLIRALVHDHDNLFVAAEAAHALGISVLIYKLIKERTCAGLSLKSQYLTALFLAVRLYCSLVMEYDIHTLLDSATLATTLWVIYMILFKLKASYMEDKDNFAIHYVVLPCALLALLIHPSTSHNIINRIFWAFCVYLEAVSVLPQLRLMQNTKIVEPFTAHYVFALGVARFLSCAHWVLQVLDTRGRLLTALGYGLWPPVVLLSEIVQTFILADFCYYYVKSLVGGQLVLRLPSGVV